Genomic DNA from Carnobacterium divergens DSM 20623:
TGTTTTAAGGTACGCAAATTATGCAATCGGTCGGCTAATTTCACCATGATAACGCGTAAATCTTGCGCCATTGCTAACAACATTTTACGGTGATTTTCGGCTTGTTGCTCTTCATGAGATTTATATTTTATTTTCCCTAATTTAGTAACCCCGTCTACTAACATGGCTACTTCTGGTGAAAATTCTCTTGAAATATCTTCTAAGGTCATGTCGGTATCTTCTACAACGTCATGTAAAAAACCAGTTGCAATTGTTGCAGGATCCATTTTTAATTCTGCTAAAATCCCGGCAACTTGGATTGGATGAATAATGTAAGGCTCTCCTGATTTTCTAAACTGTCCTTCATGAGCATGAGTCGCATAATCACATGCTTTTTTGACAAATGCCACATGGCTACTGTTCATATAAGTTGTGGTCAATGCGATTACTTCACCAGCTGAATAATCTTTATTTTTGGGCATAACGTCACCTTCTTTTCCTCTTTTTGTAAGTAGGCCTTCAACGACTTATCGTTAGGCTTGTTGTAAAAAGAAGCGCTCAAAAAGAGCGCTTCTTTACTTTTTACACTTTTATTAATTATAACTTTAATTTCTCTTAAATTCAAACAGAATAATAACTTTTAACATTTTTCCAAAGAAAAAAACTCTTTTAAAAATGTGTTTTAAAAGAGTCCTTCTGTATTCTTAATAATCGGTTGCCGCTACTTGTCCTTCCATGATTGCCACACCACTTGAAGCGCCTAAGCGAGTTGCACCAGCTTCTATAAGAGCTGTTGCATCTTCCAAACTACGAACTCCACCACTTGCTTTGACACCCATTTCTGGTCCAACGGTTCCACGCATTAGACGAATATCAGCAACAGTGGCGCCTCCAGTTGAAAAGCCAGTTGAGGTTTTAACAAAATCTGCTCCTGCTTTTTTAGCAAGTTCACATGATCTTACTTTTTCTTCCTCCGTCAAAAGTGCTGTTTCAATAATCACTTTTGACAGTGCTTGGTCTTTGGCAGCATCCACAACGCCTTTTATATCATGTAATACAAGTTCATCGTCATGATCTTTTAGTGCACCGATATTAATTACCATATCAACTTCTGTTGCACCATTACGAATCGCATCATTAGCTTCATATGCCTTTGTTTCTGGGGTGTTTGCTCCAAGTGGGAACCCAATAACTGTACAGACTTTCACTTGACTACCTTCT
This window encodes:
- the deoC gene encoding deoxyribose-phosphate aldolase gives rise to the protein MIEKLNKYIDHTLLKPEATEEQIKLLCEEAVQYDFMSVCVNPTWVKKATAFLEGSQVKVCTVIGFPLGANTPETKAYEANDAIRNGATEVDMVINIGALKDHDDELVLHDIKGVVDAAKDQALSKVIIETALLTEEEKVRSCELAKKAGADFVKTSTGFSTGGATVADIRLMRGTVGPEMGVKASGGVRSLEDATALIEAGATRLGASSGVAIMEGQVAATDY